The window TAGGAAGAGGCAAAACTTGCCTGATATGTTCAATCTCTCCTTTAGAGACATGCTGAGTAACTACTTGGAATACAGCACGCACTATTTTTTCTACATCAGAATATTGTACTAATGCTAGGCTATTAAAATGAAAAGCCACAAAATCTAAAAATTCTTCCGTAGTTTTAACCTTAACGGGCATTATAGACGGCTTCCATCCTTCATAATAGAATCCTCGGACTAACATAGGCAATTGAGCACTTAATTTCGCAGACACTTCTACGGATAAACGATCACGCAAAGCTTGCAGTGTTCCTTTTAAAGCCAAATAAGCTTTTTTTTCGTCAGTCCATCCCAGTAACTTCATAAGATCTTTAAGCCACTCATGGGTTTTTTGTAAAGTTGTCTCAAATACATCTACTGACATATCAGCCTCCTTATGTTAAAGGTACCTCAAGAATAGCGTAAGACTAGAAAACTATATTTTCAAGTTAATAAGATCGAAAAAAATCTACAACTATAAATTTTTTAAAAT is drawn from Neochlamydia sp. AcF84 and contains these coding sequences:
- a CDS encoding DUF2267 domain-containing protein, giving the protein MSVDVFETTLQKTHEWLKDLMKLLGWTDEKKAYLALKGTLQALRDRLSVEVSAKLSAQLPMLVRGFYYEGWKPSIMPVKVKTTEEFLDFVAFHFNSLALVQYSDVEKIVRAVFQVVTQHVSKGEIEHIRQVLPLPIAALWPSSEG